From the genome of Bacteroidota bacterium, one region includes:
- a CDS encoding response regulator transcription factor gives MADPSFDLSSGTVLLVDDEEDLLDLLSYALEREGFDVLTARDGVEALRVAKAERPDLVVLDIMMPRMDGLETCQRLREDATLRLVPILMLTARSEERDEILGLDAGADDYLTKPTSPSLLASRVRALLRRSERAEAATTSQLRVHDLVIDRDRYLVTRDAAGEAEEFRLPRKEFELLFFLASHPGKVFTREDLLNHVWGPDVYVVDRTVDVHVRKIREKLGSGTIETVKGIGYKLAESVA, from the coding sequence GTGGCCGATCCCTCGTTCGACCTCTCCTCCGGGACCGTCCTGCTTGTGGACGACGAAGAGGACCTCCTCGACCTCCTCTCGTACGCGCTCGAGCGCGAGGGCTTCGACGTGCTGACGGCGCGGGACGGCGTGGAGGCGCTGCGCGTCGCCAAAGCCGAGCGGCCGGACCTCGTCGTGCTCGACATCATGATGCCGAGGATGGACGGCCTCGAGACCTGCCAGCGGCTGCGCGAGGACGCGACCCTCCGCCTCGTCCCGATCCTCATGCTGACCGCCCGCAGCGAGGAGCGCGACGAGATCCTCGGCCTCGACGCCGGGGCCGACGACTACCTCACCAAGCCGACCTCGCCGAGCCTCCTCGCCTCGCGCGTCCGCGCCCTCCTGCGCCGCAGCGAGCGTGCCGAGGCCGCCACCACGAGCCAGCTCCGCGTCCACGACCTCGTCATCGACCGCGACCGCTACCTCGTCACGCGGGACGCCGCCGGCGAGGCCGAGGAGTTCCGCCTGCCGCGTAAGGAGTTCGAGCTGCTCTTCTTCCTGGCCTCGCACCCAGGCAAGGTGTTCACGCGCGAAGACCTCCTCAACCACGTCTGGGGGCCGGACGTCTACGTCGTGGACCGGACCGTGGACGTGCACGTCCGCAAGATCCGCGAGAAGCTCGGCAGCGGGACGATCGAGACCGTCAAGGGCATCGGGTACAAGCTGGCCGAGTCGGTGGCGTAG
- a CDS encoding ATP-binding protein: MSDSPVRRVNRLALKTAVVTGAVVAGVALGVVLAGMPEAWAPPLLGLAAGLAAYGAVQVLVARRLELARATLRSARKRRFDALGRLRSPEDRDELDALLWQVYRAGRTLQQEIERLERLEDYRREFLGNVSHELKTPIFVISGFAEQLLGGALEDPAVNRRFVAKIGRNAQRLDSLARDLLAISRIESGELTMTQAGFSLSALVEDVAESLEPVAEAEEAQILRRVPPDLPPVTGDRDQLRQVLVNLVDNALKYNNPGGRVEVAARATAEGTVRVSVVDDGIGVAAEEIPRLTERFYRVDRSRSRSQGGTGLGLAIVKHILEAHGQRLRIESRPDYGSSFSFHLPLGVAEPVSEVPGPLV, translated from the coding sequence ATGTCCGACTCGCCCGTGCGGCGGGTCAACCGGCTCGCGCTCAAAACGGCTGTCGTCACCGGGGCCGTGGTGGCGGGCGTGGCGCTCGGCGTGGTGCTGGCGGGGATGCCGGAGGCGTGGGCACCGCCGCTCCTCGGCCTCGCCGCTGGCCTGGCGGCGTACGGGGCGGTCCAGGTGCTCGTCGCGCGGCGGCTCGAACTCGCCCGGGCCACGCTCCGCTCGGCGCGCAAGCGGCGGTTCGACGCGCTCGGCCGGCTCCGGTCGCCGGAGGACCGGGACGAGCTCGACGCCCTGCTCTGGCAGGTCTACCGGGCTGGGCGCACGCTCCAGCAGGAGATCGAGCGGCTCGAGCGGCTCGAAGACTACCGGCGCGAGTTTCTGGGCAACGTCTCGCACGAGCTCAAGACCCCGATCTTCGTCATCTCTGGCTTCGCCGAGCAGCTCCTCGGCGGGGCGCTCGAGGACCCCGCCGTCAACCGCCGGTTCGTGGCCAAGATCGGGCGCAATGCGCAGCGGCTCGACAGCCTCGCCCGCGACCTGCTCGCGATTTCGCGGATCGAGAGCGGCGAGTTGACGATGACCCAGGCCGGGTTCAGCCTGAGCGCGCTCGTCGAGGACGTCGCCGAGTCGCTGGAGCCGGTGGCCGAGGCCGAAGAGGCCCAGATCCTGCGCCGCGTGCCGCCCGACCTGCCGCCGGTGACCGGCGACCGCGATCAGCTTCGGCAGGTGCTCGTTAACCTCGTCGACAACGCGCTCAAGTACAACAACCCCGGCGGTCGCGTCGAGGTGGCCGCCCGCGCGACCGCCGAGGGCACGGTCCGCGTCAGCGTCGTGGACGACGGGATCGGGGTGGCGGCCGAGGAGATCCCGCGCCTGACCGAGCGCTTCTACCGCGTGGACCGGAGCCGGAGCCGGTCGCAGGGCGGCACCGGCCTCGGCCTGGCCATCGTCAAGCACATCCTCGAGGCGCACGGGCAGCGGCTCCGCATCGAGAGCCGCCCGGACTATGGCTCGTCGTTCTCGTTCCACTTGCCCCTCGGCGTCGCCGAACCCGTTTCTGAGGTACCAGGGCCCCTCGTTTAG